A genomic region of Perca flavescens isolate YP-PL-M2 unplaced genomic scaffold, PFLA_1.0 EPR50_1.1_unplaced_scaf_13, whole genome shotgun sequence contains the following coding sequences:
- the LOC114551526 gene encoding tetraspanin-7 codes for MLGPYALLISTGQSNAPYVLSATGAIVLFGLFGCFAACKGHVWMLKLYAVFLSLVFITELIAGISGFVFRHEIKRTFLTTYSEAVMRYDGRDDLSLAVDGVQRKLHCCGVYNYTSWLSSVYFPASGIPASCCVSFSDCSAADLRNATLAARKVHKQGCYELVMSFIDGNMGIIAGVTFAIAFSQLIGVSLACCLSRFINANQYEMV; via the exons ATGTTGGGTCCGTACGCGCTGCTCATCTCCACCGGCCAATCAAACGCTCCGTACGTCCTCAGCGCCACGGGCGCCATCGTGCTGTTCGGGCTGTTCGGCTGCTTCGCCGCCTGCAAGGGGCACGTCTGGATGCTGAAGTTG taCGCTGTGTTTCTGTCGCTGGTCTTCATAACAGAACTCATCGCTGGAATCTCAGGATTTGTCTTTCGCCACGag atTAAAAGGACATTCCTCACCACCTACAGCGAGGCAGTGATGAGATACGACGGGCGAGACGACCTCAGTCTCGCCGTGGACGGTGTCCAACGCAAA ttgcaCTGCTGTGGAGTTTATAACTACACCAGTTGGCTCAGCAGTGTGTATTTCCCCGCTAGCGGGATTCCCGCCAGCTGCTGCGTTAGCTTCTCCGACTGCAGCGCTGCTGACCTGAGGAACGCCACTCTGGCTGCACGCAAAGTCCACAAACAG GGTTGTTATGAGCTGGTGATGTCCTTTATAGACGGCAACATGGGAATCATCGCTGGTGTTACCTTCGCAATTGCCTTCTCTCAG ctgaTCGGTGTGTCTCTGGCCTGCTGTCTGTCTCGCTTCATCAACGCCAACCAGTACGAGATGGTGTGA